A single Loxodonta africana isolate mLoxAfr1 chromosome 12, mLoxAfr1.hap2, whole genome shotgun sequence DNA region contains:
- the MFSD2B gene encoding sphingosine-1-phosphate transporter MFSD2B isoform X4 — translation MGWGLSSSVSPRTVELVASHSVRSCAMALVGSPTRWPPVPQPSTCSSSCLMWHRSLLPRYHLSYLEERCLGQLPTLWLGSSSTEAEGQGLDDSCPVLPGAIHGAHHAPDPQPEGAGLGHRIPCQEAEIPVPDGVSPDAMRLYSIAAAVVAVTYPVCSGLLRLGVKERPDPSTPASGQGLSFLAGLGLTVRHPPYLKLVVSFLFISAAVQVEQNYLVLFCTHASRLHDHVQRLVLTILISAVLSTPLWEWVLHRFGKKTPAFGICVMVPFAILLAAVPVAPVAYVVAFVSGVSIAVSLLLPWSMLPDVVDDFQLQHQHGPGLETIFYSSYVFFTKLSGASALGISTLSLEFVGYKAGACEQTEEVVVTLKVLIGAVPTCMILTGLCILLVSRTPKVPSQDSSRQLSLRRWAPCTWATNLQRGTHRCTLICE, via the exons ATGGGGTGGGGGCTTAGCTCCAGTGTCTCCCCCAGGACAGTAGAGCTGGTCGCCTCTCATTCTGTACGAAGTTGTGCTATGGCATTGGTGGGATCCCCAACCAGGTGGCCTCCAGTGCCACAGCCTTCTACCTGCAGCTCTTCCTGCTTGATGTGGCACAG ATCCCTGCTGCCCAGGTATCACTTGTCCTATTTGGAGGAAAGGTGTCTGGGGCAGCTGCCGACCCTGTGGCTGGGTTCTTCATCAACAGAAGCAGAAGGACAGGGTCTGGACGACTCATGCCCTG TTCTTCCAGGTGCCATACACGGCGCTCACCATGCTCCTGACCCCCAACCCGAGGGAGCGGGACTCGGCCACCGCATACC GTGCCAGGAGGCCGAGATCCCCGTGCCGGACGGCGTTTCCCCGGACGCG ATGCGTCTCTACTCCATTGCAGCCGCCGTGGTTGCTGTGACTTACCCTGTGTGTAGTGGCCTGCTCCGCCTGGGAGTGAAGGAGCGGCCAG ACCCCTCAACCCCAGCCTCAGGCCAAGgcctgagcttcctggctgggcTGGGCCTCACTGTCCGGCACCCGCCCTACCTGAAGCTGGTGGTCTCCTTCCTGTTCATCTCAGCCGCTGTCCAG GTGGAGCAGAACTACCTGGTCCTGTTCTGTACACATGCCTCCCGGCTACATGACCACGTCCAGAGACTGGTGCTAACCATCTTG ATATCTGCTGTACTGAGCACCCCGCTGTGGGAGTGGGTTCTACATCGATTTGGGAAGAAGACCCCAGCCTTTGGGATCTGC GTGATGGTGCCTTTTGCAATCTTGTTGGCTGCTGTGCCTGTGGCGCCCGTGGCCTACGTCGTGGCCTTTGTATCTGGCGTGAGCATTGCTGTGTCCTTGCTGCTACCCTG GTCCATGCTGCCAGATGTGGTGGATGACTTCCAGCTGCAGCACCAGCATGGCCCAGGCCTAGAGACCATCTTCtactcctcctatgtcttcttcACCAAGCTTTCAGGCGCAAGTGCCCTGGGCATCTCCACACTCAGCCTGGA GTTCGTGGGGTATAAGGCTGGAGCCTGTGAGCAGACAGAGGAGGTGGTGGTGACCCTCAAGGTCCTCATCGGAGCCGTGCCCACCTGCATGATCCTCACTGGTCTGTGCATCCTCCTGGTCAGCCGCACTCCGAAGGTGCCAAGCCAGGATTCCTCCCGCCAGCTGAGCCTTCGGAGGTGGGCACCCTGCACATGGGCCACCAACCTTCAGAGAGGCACACATAGATGCACACTGATTTGTGAATGA
- the MFSD2B gene encoding sphingosine-1-phosphate transporter MFSD2B isoform X1, which translates to MAVASGGTSALAVDAPPPHSESHTSHTSEPSSDSRAGRLSFCTKLCYGIGGIPNQVASSATAFYLQLFLLDVAQIPAAQVSLVLFGGKVSGAAADPVAGFFINRSRRTGSGRLMPWVLGCTPFIALAYFFLWFLPPFTNLRGVWYMTFYCLFQALATFFQVPYTALTMLLTPNPRERDSATAYRITMEMAGTLMGATVHGLIVSRAHGPHRCQEAEIPVPDGVSPDAMRLYSIAAAVVAVTYPVCSGLLRLGVKERPDPSTPASGQGLSFLAGLGLTVRHPPYLKLVVSFLFISAAVQVEQNYLVLFCTHASRLHDHVQRLVLTILISAVLSTPLWEWVLHRFGKKTPAFGICVMVPFAILLAAVPVAPVAYVVAFVSGVSIAVSLLLPWSMLPDVVDDFQLQHQHGPGLETIFYSSYVFFTKLSGASALGISTLSLEFVGYKAGACEQTEEVVVTLKVLIGAVPTCMILTGLCILLVSRTPKVPSQDSSRQLSLRRWAPCTWATNLQRGTHRCTLICE; encoded by the exons ATGGCGGTGGCCTCCGGAGGCACCTCAGCGCTGGCAGTGGATGCGCCGCCGCCCCATTCCGAATCGCACACCTCGCACACCTCGGAGCCCAGCTCG GACAGTAGAGCTGGTCGCCTCTCATTCTGTACGAAGTTGTGCTATGGCATTGGTGGGATCCCCAACCAGGTGGCCTCCAGTGCCACAGCCTTCTACCTGCAGCTCTTCCTGCTTGATGTGGCACAG ATCCCTGCTGCCCAGGTATCACTTGTCCTATTTGGAGGAAAGGTGTCTGGGGCAGCTGCCGACCCTGTGGCTGGGTTCTTCATCAACAGAAGCAGAAGGACAGGGTCTGGACGACTCATGCCCTG GGTGCTGGGCTGCACACCCTTCATTGCCTTGGCCTACTTCTTCCTATGGTTCCTGCCCCCCTTCACCAACCTTCGGGGTGTCTGGTACATGACCTTCTACTGCCTCTTCCAGGCCCTGGCCACG TTCTTCCAGGTGCCATACACGGCGCTCACCATGCTCCTGACCCCCAACCCGAGGGAGCGGGACTCGGCCACCGCATACC GGATAACCATGGAGATGGCGGGGACCCTGATGGGAGCCACCGTCCACGGACTCATCGTGTCCCGCGCCCACGGGCCCCACAGGTGCCAGGAGGCCGAGATCCCCGTGCCGGACGGCGTTTCCCCGGACGCG ATGCGTCTCTACTCCATTGCAGCCGCCGTGGTTGCTGTGACTTACCCTGTGTGTAGTGGCCTGCTCCGCCTGGGAGTGAAGGAGCGGCCAG ACCCCTCAACCCCAGCCTCAGGCCAAGgcctgagcttcctggctgggcTGGGCCTCACTGTCCGGCACCCGCCCTACCTGAAGCTGGTGGTCTCCTTCCTGTTCATCTCAGCCGCTGTCCAG GTGGAGCAGAACTACCTGGTCCTGTTCTGTACACATGCCTCCCGGCTACATGACCACGTCCAGAGACTGGTGCTAACCATCTTG ATATCTGCTGTACTGAGCACCCCGCTGTGGGAGTGGGTTCTACATCGATTTGGGAAGAAGACCCCAGCCTTTGGGATCTGC GTGATGGTGCCTTTTGCAATCTTGTTGGCTGCTGTGCCTGTGGCGCCCGTGGCCTACGTCGTGGCCTTTGTATCTGGCGTGAGCATTGCTGTGTCCTTGCTGCTACCCTG GTCCATGCTGCCAGATGTGGTGGATGACTTCCAGCTGCAGCACCAGCATGGCCCAGGCCTAGAGACCATCTTCtactcctcctatgtcttcttcACCAAGCTTTCAGGCGCAAGTGCCCTGGGCATCTCCACACTCAGCCTGGA GTTCGTGGGGTATAAGGCTGGAGCCTGTGAGCAGACAGAGGAGGTGGTGGTGACCCTCAAGGTCCTCATCGGAGCCGTGCCCACCTGCATGATCCTCACTGGTCTGTGCATCCTCCTGGTCAGCCGCACTCCGAAGGTGCCAAGCCAGGATTCCTCCCGCCAGCTGAGCCTTCGGAGGTGGGCACCCTGCACATGGGCCACCAACCTTCAGAGAGGCACACATAGATGCACACTGATTTGTGAATGA
- the MFSD2B gene encoding sphingosine-1-phosphate transporter MFSD2B isoform X3, with translation MAVASGGTSALAVDAPPPHSESHTSHTSEPSSDSRAGRLSFCTKLCYGIGGIPNQVASSATAFYLQLFLLDVAQIPAAQVSLVLFGGKVSGAAADPVAGFFINRSRRTGSGRLMPWVLGCTPFIALAYFFLWFLPPFTNLRGVWYMTFYCLFQALATFFQVPYTALTMLLTPNPRERDSATAYRITMEMAGTLMGATVHGLIVSRAHGPHRCQEAEIPVPDGVSPDAMRLYSIAAAVVAVTYPVCSGLLRLGVKERPDPSTPASGQGLSFLAGLGLTVRHPPYLKLVVSFLFISAAVQVEQNYLVLFCTHASRLHDHVQRLVLTILISAVLSTPLWEWVLHRFGKKTPAFGICVMVPFAILLAAVPVAPVAYVVAFVSGVSIAVSLLLPWSMLPDVVDDFQLQHQHGPGLETIFYSSYVFFTKLSGASALGISTLSLEFVGYKAGACEQTEEVVVTLKVLIGAVPTCMILTGLCILLVSRTPKVPSQDSSRQLSLRRRTSYSLA, from the exons ATGGCGGTGGCCTCCGGAGGCACCTCAGCGCTGGCAGTGGATGCGCCGCCGCCCCATTCCGAATCGCACACCTCGCACACCTCGGAGCCCAGCTCG GACAGTAGAGCTGGTCGCCTCTCATTCTGTACGAAGTTGTGCTATGGCATTGGTGGGATCCCCAACCAGGTGGCCTCCAGTGCCACAGCCTTCTACCTGCAGCTCTTCCTGCTTGATGTGGCACAG ATCCCTGCTGCCCAGGTATCACTTGTCCTATTTGGAGGAAAGGTGTCTGGGGCAGCTGCCGACCCTGTGGCTGGGTTCTTCATCAACAGAAGCAGAAGGACAGGGTCTGGACGACTCATGCCCTG GGTGCTGGGCTGCACACCCTTCATTGCCTTGGCCTACTTCTTCCTATGGTTCCTGCCCCCCTTCACCAACCTTCGGGGTGTCTGGTACATGACCTTCTACTGCCTCTTCCAGGCCCTGGCCACG TTCTTCCAGGTGCCATACACGGCGCTCACCATGCTCCTGACCCCCAACCCGAGGGAGCGGGACTCGGCCACCGCATACC GGATAACCATGGAGATGGCGGGGACCCTGATGGGAGCCACCGTCCACGGACTCATCGTGTCCCGCGCCCACGGGCCCCACAGGTGCCAGGAGGCCGAGATCCCCGTGCCGGACGGCGTTTCCCCGGACGCG ATGCGTCTCTACTCCATTGCAGCCGCCGTGGTTGCTGTGACTTACCCTGTGTGTAGTGGCCTGCTCCGCCTGGGAGTGAAGGAGCGGCCAG ACCCCTCAACCCCAGCCTCAGGCCAAGgcctgagcttcctggctgggcTGGGCCTCACTGTCCGGCACCCGCCCTACCTGAAGCTGGTGGTCTCCTTCCTGTTCATCTCAGCCGCTGTCCAG GTGGAGCAGAACTACCTGGTCCTGTTCTGTACACATGCCTCCCGGCTACATGACCACGTCCAGAGACTGGTGCTAACCATCTTG ATATCTGCTGTACTGAGCACCCCGCTGTGGGAGTGGGTTCTACATCGATTTGGGAAGAAGACCCCAGCCTTTGGGATCTGC GTGATGGTGCCTTTTGCAATCTTGTTGGCTGCTGTGCCTGTGGCGCCCGTGGCCTACGTCGTGGCCTTTGTATCTGGCGTGAGCATTGCTGTGTCCTTGCTGCTACCCTG GTCCATGCTGCCAGATGTGGTGGATGACTTCCAGCTGCAGCACCAGCATGGCCCAGGCCTAGAGACCATCTTCtactcctcctatgtcttcttcACCAAGCTTTCAGGCGCAAGTGCCCTGGGCATCTCCACACTCAGCCTGGA GTTCGTGGGGTATAAGGCTGGAGCCTGTGAGCAGACAGAGGAGGTGGTGGTGACCCTCAAGGTCCTCATCGGAGCCGTGCCCACCTGCATGATCCTCACTGGTCTGTGCATCCTCCTGGTCAGCCGCACTCCGAAGGTGCCAAGCCAGGATTCCTCCCGCCAGCTGAGCCTTCGGAG GAGGACCAGCTACAGCCTTGCTTAA
- the MFSD2B gene encoding sphingosine-1-phosphate transporter MFSD2B isoform X2, with product MGQRLWLLGLPGPAPCAPRPLGREQPLFPRAEAPAGPGSEFACGGAITPGSDSRSRICRVQWRWPPEAPQRWQWMRRRPIPNRTPRTPRSPARTVELVASHSVRSCAMALVGSPTRWPPVPQPSTCSSSCLMWHRSLLPRYHLSYLEERCLGQLPTLWLGSSSTEAEGQGLDDSCPVLPGAIHGAHHAPDPQPEGAGLGHRIPCQEAEIPVPDGVSPDAMRLYSIAAAVVAVTYPVCSGLLRLGVKERPDPSTPASGQGLSFLAGLGLTVRHPPYLKLVVSFLFISAAVQVEQNYLVLFCTHASRLHDHVQRLVLTILISAVLSTPLWEWVLHRFGKKTPAFGICVMVPFAILLAAVPVAPVAYVVAFVSGVSIAVSLLLPWSMLPDVVDDFQLQHQHGPGLETIFYSSYVFFTKLSGASALGISTLSLEFVGYKAGACEQTEEVVVTLKVLIGAVPTCMILTGLCILLVSRTPKVPSQDSSRQLSLRRWAPCTWATNLQRGTHRCTLICE from the exons ATGGGACAGCGCCTCTGGCTCCTAGGGCTCCCCGGCCCCGCCCCGTGCGCTCCGCGCCCCCTTGGCCGGGAGCAACCCTTGTTCCCGCGGGCTGAGGCACCGGCGGGGCCTGGGAGTGAGTTCGCCTGCGGTGGAGCGATAACACCAGGGAGCGACAGCCGCAGTCGGATCTGTCGTGTACAATGGCGGTGGCCTCCGGAGGCACCTCAGCGCTGGCAGTGGATGCGCCGCCGCCCCATTCCGAATCGCACACCTCGCACACCTCGGAGCCCAGCTCG GACAGTAGAGCTGGTCGCCTCTCATTCTGTACGAAGTTGTGCTATGGCATTGGTGGGATCCCCAACCAGGTGGCCTCCAGTGCCACAGCCTTCTACCTGCAGCTCTTCCTGCTTGATGTGGCACAG ATCCCTGCTGCCCAGGTATCACTTGTCCTATTTGGAGGAAAGGTGTCTGGGGCAGCTGCCGACCCTGTGGCTGGGTTCTTCATCAACAGAAGCAGAAGGACAGGGTCTGGACGACTCATGCCCTG TTCTTCCAGGTGCCATACACGGCGCTCACCATGCTCCTGACCCCCAACCCGAGGGAGCGGGACTCGGCCACCGCATACC GTGCCAGGAGGCCGAGATCCCCGTGCCGGACGGCGTTTCCCCGGACGCG ATGCGTCTCTACTCCATTGCAGCCGCCGTGGTTGCTGTGACTTACCCTGTGTGTAGTGGCCTGCTCCGCCTGGGAGTGAAGGAGCGGCCAG ACCCCTCAACCCCAGCCTCAGGCCAAGgcctgagcttcctggctgggcTGGGCCTCACTGTCCGGCACCCGCCCTACCTGAAGCTGGTGGTCTCCTTCCTGTTCATCTCAGCCGCTGTCCAG GTGGAGCAGAACTACCTGGTCCTGTTCTGTACACATGCCTCCCGGCTACATGACCACGTCCAGAGACTGGTGCTAACCATCTTG ATATCTGCTGTACTGAGCACCCCGCTGTGGGAGTGGGTTCTACATCGATTTGGGAAGAAGACCCCAGCCTTTGGGATCTGC GTGATGGTGCCTTTTGCAATCTTGTTGGCTGCTGTGCCTGTGGCGCCCGTGGCCTACGTCGTGGCCTTTGTATCTGGCGTGAGCATTGCTGTGTCCTTGCTGCTACCCTG GTCCATGCTGCCAGATGTGGTGGATGACTTCCAGCTGCAGCACCAGCATGGCCCAGGCCTAGAGACCATCTTCtactcctcctatgtcttcttcACCAAGCTTTCAGGCGCAAGTGCCCTGGGCATCTCCACACTCAGCCTGGA GTTCGTGGGGTATAAGGCTGGAGCCTGTGAGCAGACAGAGGAGGTGGTGGTGACCCTCAAGGTCCTCATCGGAGCCGTGCCCACCTGCATGATCCTCACTGGTCTGTGCATCCTCCTGGTCAGCCGCACTCCGAAGGTGCCAAGCCAGGATTCCTCCCGCCAGCTGAGCCTTCGGAGGTGGGCACCCTGCACATGGGCCACCAACCTTCAGAGAGGCACACATAGATGCACACTGATTTGTGAATGA
- the WDCP gene encoding WD repeat and coiled-coil-containing protein, whose protein sequence is MELGKGKLLRTGLNALYQAVHPVHGLAWTDGTQVVLTDLQLHSGEAKFRDSKVIGQFEHVYGLSWAPPGTAEEPTLLAVQHKKHVTVWQLCPSTTETNERVMSQTCEIRESLAVLPQGCVWHPKSAVLTVLTAWDVSVFPNVHCDNSRIKVDLNTQGHIHCACWTQDGQRLVVAVGSSLYSYIWDSAHKALHRCSFCPVFDADSYIRAIRATVDSQVAITTELPLDKICGLNASETFDIPTSGKDTYLYTLPVIGEVPSVDKGADTSETNSEIPVSPSFSSASSDPLDLTHVRFNKSGSQGSSLICLRKKDYLTGTGQDSSHLVLVTFEKEVTRTRKVTIPGILVPDLMAFSLKAQVVAVASSTCNIILIYSVIPSSMPNIQQIQLESNERPKGICFLTDRLLLILVGTQKSTDTAFLPSSKSDQYIIRLVVREIKLEEGSLVTSSEGQSGYSTFSSLLNKANRRKLIESLSPDFHHQNTGLLLRASTSSQSGSPGRTLIKETKSPLSSICEGSIALESLDAEPVNRSASKPWLSSAPESSAAQFNHSQEPPYMPQRKNLQREKEAYLISKKLEVLSRNLTEMQRCLSELMNCLHNGKKPSPGYPLSQDPPYVHIIYQKPYYAGPVVERRAVLLCHGKLRLSTLQETFGLSLIEMLQDCLWILLSADSEGFIPLTFTAAQEVIIRDGKLSKSDVFRVPFPQNLDPDPSLEVFRDHTAQTLDTTGYSNLLGSTA, encoded by the exons ATGGAGTTGGGGAAAGGAAAACTTCTCAGAACTGGACTAAATGCATTGTATCAAGCAGTACACCCAGTTCATGGCCTTGCCTGGACCGATGGGACTCAAGTAGTCCTGACTGATTTACAGCTTCACAGTGGAGAGGCCAAGTTTAGGGACTCGAAGGTCATTGGGCAGTTTGAACACGTCTATGGGCTGTCCTGGGCCCCACCTGGTACAGCAGAGGAGCCCACTCTGCTCGCTGTCCAGCACAAGAAGCATGTCACTGTGTGGCAGCTGTGTCCCAGCACTACGGAGACAAACGAACGGGTGATGTCTCAGACCTGTGAGATTAGAGAGTCACTCGCTGTCCTTCCCCAGGGCTGTGTGTGGCACCCAAAAAGTGCTGTACTGACTGTGTTGACTGCGTGGGATGTCTCTGTTTTCCCTAATGTTCACTGTGACAATTCTCGGATAAAAGTGGACCTCAACACTCAGGGCCACATTCACTGTGCATGTTGGACCCAGGATGGCCAGAGGCTGGTGGTGGCCGTAGGCAGCAGCCTGTATTCCTACATTTGGGACAGTGCGCACAAGGCTCTTCACAGGTGCTCCTTCTGCCCAGTGTTTGATGCAGACAGCTACATCCGCGCCATCAGAGCCACTGTGGACTCACAGGTTGCTATAACCACTGAGCTTCCACTAGATAAGATTTGTGGCTTAAATGCATCTGAAACCTTTGACATCCCGACTAGTGGCAAAGACACTTACCTGTATACTTTACCGGTTATTGGTGAAGTGCCCTCAGTGGATAAAGGGGCAGACACTTCTGAAACAAATTCTGAAATAccagtctctccttccttttcttctgccTCCTCAGATCCTCTGGATCTAACTCACGTACGTTTCAATAAATCTGGATCTCAGGGCAGTTCTCTTATTTGTCTAAGAAAAAAGGACTACTTGACAGGAACTGGCCAGGATTCTTCACATTTGGTCCTTGTGACCTTCGAGAAAGAGGTTACCAGGACCAGAAAAGTGACCATTCCAGGCATTCTGGTTCCTGATCTAATGGCATTTAGTCTTAAAGCTCAGGTAGTGGCAGTGGCTTCCAGTACTTGTAACATCATCTTGATCTATTCTGTCATCCCATCTTCTATGCCAAACATTCAGCAGATTCAATTAGAAAGTAATGAGAGACCCAAAGGCATATGTTTCTTGACAGAtagattattattaattttagtaGGAACACAAAAATCCACTGATACGGCGTTCCTTCCTTCTTCAAAGTCTGACCAATATATCATTCGCTTGGTCGTTAGAGAAATAAAGTTGGAAGAAGGATCTTTAGTGACCTCAAGTGAAGGCCAGAGTGGCTATTCTACTTTCAGTTCTCTGTTaaataaagcaaacagaagaaagctAATTGAAAGTCTTTCCCCAGATTTTCATCACCAAAACACAGGGCTCTTGTTAAGAGCTAGTACCAGTAGTCAAAGTGGAAGTCCTGGAAGAACCCTTATTAAAGAAACCAAAAGTCCTCTATCCAGTATCTGTGAGGGCTCCATTGCCCTAGAATCTCTCGATGCAGAGCCTGTTAATCGGTCAGCCTCAAAGCCCTGGCTGAGCAGCGCACCAGAGTCCTCGGCAGCTCAGTTTAACCATTCCCAAGAGCCTCCTTATATGCCTCAAAGAAAAAACTTACAAAGGGAGAAGGAAGCTTATCTGATATCTAAGAAACTGGAAGTTCTATCCAGGAATCTGACTGAAATGCAGCGATGTCTTTCTGAACTCATGAACTGTCTTCATAATGGGAAGAAGCCCTCTCCGGGGTATCCACTCTCTCAGGATCCCCCTTATGTTCACATCATTTACCAG AAACCTTATTACGCAGGTCCTGTTGTTGAAAGAAGAGCTGTGCTTCTCTGCCATGGCAAACTAAGGCTCAGCACGCTTCAGGAGACGTTTGGCCTCTCCCTCATTGAAATGCTGCAGG ACTGCCTCTGGATCCTTCTCTCTGCTGACAGCGAAGGCTTCATCCCATTAACTTTCACAGCCGCACAGGAAGTAATCATAAGAGATGGCAAACTGTCCAAGTCAGATGTCTTCAGAGTCCCTTTTCCTCAGAATCTGGATCCTGACCCTTCTCTTGAAGTCTTTAGAGACCATACTGCTCAAACGTTAGATACCACTGGCTATTCTAACCTTTTAGGCAGCACAGCGTGA